One window of the Acaryochloris sp. CCMEE 5410 genome contains the following:
- the fabD gene encoding ACP S-malonyltransferase, with translation MTKTAWVFPGQGSQAIGMGLDLLDTEIGKQRFEAAASILGWSVPEVCGEDETRLSQTNYTQPCLYVVSAIFADLLTEKGLKPDLVAGHSLGEYVALYSAQVFDFESGLKLVQKRSTLMSQASDGKMAALMGFDRDQLSQTVESTDGVVLANDNHAGQVVISGTPAAVDSVLGSIKVKRAVELNVSGAFHSPLMADAAAEYESVLNSIDFKPAQVPVVSNVEPTPSTDPATLQTRLIQQMTGPVRWRETALVFADQGIESVLEVGPGKVLTGLVKRTCKEMALTNINSLESLPA, from the coding sequence ATGACCAAAACAGCATGGGTATTTCCTGGGCAAGGGTCCCAGGCCATTGGCATGGGCCTCGACCTCCTCGACACCGAAATCGGCAAACAGCGGTTTGAAGCTGCAGCTAGCATTTTGGGCTGGTCCGTCCCCGAAGTGTGCGGGGAAGATGAAACCCGACTTTCCCAAACGAATTACACCCAACCCTGCTTATACGTGGTATCTGCTATTTTTGCCGATCTACTGACGGAGAAAGGACTGAAACCCGATTTGGTTGCGGGCCATAGCTTGGGAGAATATGTCGCCCTCTACTCTGCCCAAGTCTTCGACTTTGAATCCGGTTTAAAGCTCGTACAAAAGCGATCAACCCTGATGTCTCAAGCCTCCGATGGTAAAATGGCTGCTCTGATGGGGTTTGATCGCGATCAACTCAGTCAAACCGTCGAGAGTACGGATGGTGTGGTCTTGGCCAATGATAACCATGCCGGCCAAGTCGTCATTTCCGGTACCCCTGCCGCTGTGGATAGCGTCTTAGGCAGTATTAAAGTCAAGCGGGCAGTAGAGCTGAATGTCAGCGGTGCCTTCCATTCACCCCTAATGGCGGATGCAGCGGCTGAATACGAGTCAGTCCTCAATTCCATCGACTTTAAACCTGCCCAGGTGCCCGTTGTATCTAATGTAGAGCCAACGCCTTCGACAGACCCCGCCACCCTCCAAACTCGACTCATTCAGCAAATGACGGGTCCGGTACGCTGGCGGGAAACGGCGCTTGTCTTTGCCGATCAAGGGATTGAATCGGTTTTGGAAGTGGGTCCTGGTAAAGTCCTAACAGGTTTAGTCAAGCGCACTTGCAAAGAGATGGCGTTAACGAATATCAATAGCTTAGAAAGCTTGCCTGCTTAA
- a CDS encoding 1-acyl-sn-glycerol-3-phosphate acyltransferase, which produces MPQQREPTISLALYHLFKWTVVSPSLHVYFRGQIHHAERVPQQGPLIVVSNHASDFDPPLLSNCMRRPVAFMAKQELFEVPVLSTLIRWYGAYPVNRGSADRSAIRAALASLDQGWAVGLFLQGTRTVDGRITNPKQGAALIASKIQAPLLPVCLWGTEKIIPKGQKFPRSVPLTIRIGEPIPPPASRDRTALAEVTQHCADVINAMHDLGR; this is translated from the coding sequence ATGCCACAACAGCGTGAGCCCACAATTAGCTTAGCCCTCTACCACCTGTTCAAATGGACGGTGGTAAGCCCCTCTTTGCATGTTTATTTTCGGGGGCAGATTCATCACGCAGAACGGGTGCCACAGCAAGGGCCATTAATCGTGGTGAGCAATCATGCGAGTGACTTTGATCCACCACTGTTATCCAACTGCATGCGTCGGCCTGTGGCATTTATGGCCAAGCAGGAACTCTTTGAGGTACCCGTCCTCTCTACCTTGATTCGGTGGTATGGTGCCTATCCGGTAAATCGTGGATCAGCCGATCGCAGTGCCATTCGAGCTGCCTTAGCTTCCTTAGATCAGGGATGGGCTGTGGGTCTGTTTTTGCAGGGCACCCGCACTGTAGACGGACGAATTACCAATCCCAAACAAGGAGCAGCCTTAATTGCTAGTAAGATTCAAGCGCCTTTGCTGCCGGTTTGCCTCTGGGGGACCGAAAAAATTATTCCCAAAGGCCAGAAATTTCCTCGTAGTGTACCATTGACGATTCGGATTGGCGAGCCTATTCCACCTCCTGCCAGCCGCGATCGCACGGCACTGGCCGAGGTGACTCAACACTGTGCCGATGTGATTAATGCCATGCATGATTTAGGCCGTTAA
- the def gene encoding peptide deformylase yields MSAMQREVLQLGNPKLRQTACPVQNPTDLEIQALIDDLIGTMEASNGVGIAAPQVGIDLQVVIVASRPTLRYPHAPHMDPIAMINPHITPIGADRVKDWEGCLSVPGIRGLVPRASTISVEYQDRNGQAQTEIFQDFVARIIQHECDHLQGYVFIDRVESTRELITENEYHKLVLS; encoded by the coding sequence ATGTCAGCGATGCAACGAGAGGTTCTCCAACTCGGTAATCCGAAACTGCGTCAGACGGCCTGCCCTGTGCAAAACCCAACCGATTTAGAGATTCAGGCTCTAATTGATGACTTAATTGGAACCATGGAGGCATCCAATGGCGTTGGCATTGCTGCTCCTCAAGTAGGCATTGATTTGCAAGTAGTCATAGTGGCCTCCCGTCCTACGCTCCGGTATCCCCATGCGCCTCACATGGATCCGATTGCCATGATTAATCCCCACATCACCCCTATCGGTGCAGACCGGGTGAAGGACTGGGAAGGCTGTTTGAGTGTACCGGGTATTCGAGGGTTAGTCCCTCGTGCTTCTACCATTTCTGTTGAGTACCAAGATCGCAACGGTCAGGCCCAAACAGAAATCTTTCAGGACTTTGTGGCACGCATTATTCAGCATGAATGCGACCATTTACAGGGCTATGTGTTTATTGACAGAGTTGAATCCACGCGGGAACTTATTACCGAAAATGAGTATCACAAGCTAGTACTGTCCTAG
- a CDS encoding undecaprenyl-phosphate glucose phosphotransferase has translation MSHNSHWTLRANTSIVTLVQRLLDPTLAVLLLVVLAHFYAIAFTTSLQLFALTAFLLILPVFKSTGMYRPYRSLAARLLAIRLVLGWSIVMGLMLFIGFATKTSMIFSRALILTWSCSVPVVLLVVHFLVWAMLRQLRMSGRNSKSAVIAGVNQVSLDLAEQIRECKDLGIRLSGFFDDQPPAELPDVPVVGKLSEVPDYVRRHHIDVVYLACAADDEPRFAELIEALQDTTACVYFVPSLLMYSLMHGRSYEINGVPLISIWEIPFSDLQYVFKRAIDVVLSGLALVVLSPVMTVIALAVKLSSPGPILFKQRRYGLNGQEIIVYKFRSMTVMEDGGAVVQATRGDRRITPVGGFLRKTSLDELPQFLNVWQGRMSLVGPRPHAVAHNEMYRKLISGYMLRHKVKPGITGWAQVNGCRGETETLDKMKRRIDYDLEYLKNWSLAKLLDWPSKTTP, from the coding sequence ATGAGCCATAACTCCCACTGGACACTCCGAGCCAATACGTCAATCGTGACATTGGTGCAGCGCCTTCTGGATCCCACACTGGCAGTTCTGTTACTGGTGGTTTTGGCCCATTTTTATGCCATTGCATTTACCACTAGTCTGCAGCTCTTTGCCTTAACAGCATTTTTGCTGATTCTGCCGGTCTTTAAGTCAACAGGGATGTATCGTCCCTACCGCAGTTTGGCGGCAAGATTGCTCGCGATTCGATTGGTCCTGGGATGGTCCATTGTGATGGGGCTGATGCTTTTCATTGGCTTTGCCACTAAAACCTCCATGATTTTTTCAAGGGCATTGATCTTGACTTGGTCTTGCAGTGTGCCGGTCGTGTTGCTTGTGGTTCACTTCTTGGTTTGGGCGATGCTCCGCCAACTGCGCATGTCTGGGCGAAATTCTAAGTCTGCGGTGATTGCTGGGGTGAATCAAGTCAGCTTGGATTTAGCCGAACAGATTCGCGAATGTAAGGATTTAGGGATTCGGCTCAGTGGTTTCTTTGATGATCAGCCGCCAGCGGAGTTACCGGATGTGCCGGTAGTAGGGAAATTATCTGAGGTTCCCGATTATGTTCGTCGACATCATATTGATGTGGTCTATCTTGCCTGTGCTGCAGATGATGAGCCGCGCTTTGCAGAACTGATTGAGGCTCTACAAGATACGACGGCCTGTGTCTATTTCGTGCCTAGTCTATTGATGTACAGTCTGATGCATGGTCGGTCTTACGAAATTAATGGTGTCCCTTTGATTTCGATTTGGGAGATTCCTTTTTCCGACTTGCAGTATGTCTTTAAGCGAGCGATTGATGTGGTGTTGTCTGGGTTAGCGCTGGTGGTGCTGTCTCCAGTCATGACGGTGATTGCCTTGGCTGTGAAGTTATCCTCACCTGGTCCGATTTTGTTTAAGCAGCGTCGGTACGGTTTAAATGGCCAAGAAATCATTGTCTATAAGTTCCGCTCCATGACGGTGATGGAAGATGGTGGCGCTGTGGTTCAGGCGACTCGTGGTGATCGTCGTATTACGCCAGTGGGTGGCTTCTTACGCAAAACGTCTTTGGATGAACTCCCTCAATTTTTGAATGTGTGGCAAGGTCGCATGAGCTTGGTGGGGCCTCGTCCCCATGCGGTGGCTCACAATGAGATGTATCGGAAGCTCATCAGCGGCTATATGCTTCGACATAAGGTCAAGCCTGGTATTACAGGGTGGGCTCAGGTCAATGGTTGTCGGGGTGAAACAGAGACTTTAGACAAGATGAAGCGACGCATTGATTATGACTTGGAATATCTTAAGAACTGGAGTCTGGCAAAACTGCTTGATTGGCCATCAAAGACCACACCGTAG
- a CDS encoding transposase translates to MPKGVVILKSIIHPDQALKQYLSHLSIPLSKPQQQHVLRIVEGLIVGNGRKTLSHLYAQWVDAPDASAVADFLRVSTWSEQSLDKRLGEINLADVIERVQRGGSSPVVYVSIDDSTSSKDKDTHALEGVDWQHDHNASGRNTPKYKKGMVHVSCRVQIGNHSVPFAYRLYLRAKTVRNLNRGRAKEERLRFQTKYQLVREMLQQLQPLLPKEWRVYVLFDSWYASAKLLKFVRRQGKRWFCLGAIKSNRILDGKRLSQWNKDLKHKHYDSVELKQ, encoded by the coding sequence TTGCCCAAAGGTGTAGTCATTCTAAAAAGCATCATCCATCCAGACCAGGCTCTAAAACAGTACCTCTCACACTTGAGCATCCCGTTATCTAAACCTCAACAGCAGCATGTGCTGCGTATTGTTGAAGGATTGATTGTGGGCAATGGCCGCAAAACCCTTAGCCACTTGTATGCTCAGTGGGTTGATGCTCCAGATGCCAGTGCAGTGGCTGACTTTTTACGAGTGAGTACCTGGTCTGAGCAATCTCTCGACAAACGCCTTGGGGAAATCAACCTGGCCGATGTCATAGAGCGCGTGCAGCGAGGAGGAAGTTCTCCTGTGGTGTATGTGAGTATTGATGACTCGACCAGTAGCAAAGATAAGGATACCCATGCCTTGGAAGGGGTGGATTGGCAGCATGACCACAATGCCAGTGGTCGCAATACTCCCAAGTACAAGAAAGGGATGGTGCATGTGAGTTGTCGGGTTCAAATTGGCAACCACAGTGTTCCCTTCGCCTATCGGCTCTATTTACGGGCAAAAACGGTTCGCAACTTGAACCGGGGACGTGCCAAGGAGGAGCGATTGCGCTTCCAAACCAAGTATCAACTGGTCCGGGAGATGCTTCAGCAGCTCCAGCCTCTATTACCCAAAGAATGGCGGGTGTACGTTTTATTCGATAGCTGGTATGCCTCCGCCAAACTACTCAAGTTTGTTCGGCGGCAAGGCAAGCGATGGTTTTGTTTGGGCGCTATCAAATCCAATCGCATTCTTGATGGCAAGCGTCTGAGTCAATGGAACAAAGACCTCAAGCACAAACACTACGACTCAGTTGAGTTAAAACAGTGA